A genome region from Pseudodesulfovibrio alkaliphilus includes the following:
- a CDS encoding sigma 54-interacting transcriptional regulator codes for MAYRRVNDGKWSLAYVSGGCRELLGVEPEEMTAPGAGGFTNYIHPSYHVRFDDASKALAYGSGSFRLAYVTSHKRGWDRWVFDTGVGVFDSRGKLQYVDGFVSDHSGYKEIQSGMSRQLGEFQDYFRSSRLGDIVGKSPAMQNVFSAIIQVAQSDENVIVYGESGTGKELVAREIHRVSRRAAKPFIPVNCGAIPENLMESELFGYRKGAFSGADKDKQGLFEAAHGGTLFLDEVGEIPLTMQVKLLRALEGDGFTPMGGCEVVKPDLRVVAATNRNLADMVAKGQMRADFYYRINIIPILIPPLRERKEDIPLLVGHFLGQSDENKFIPGSSLKAIMAYDWPGNVRELKNQLRQYRTLGFMDMLHSNADDEPAHNSLASPTAKSLREHLAQCEVEAISAALFQNQWNRTKTANALGIDRRTLFDKIKKMGLDSASG; via the coding sequence ATGGCATACCGACGCGTCAATGATGGCAAGTGGTCTCTCGCCTATGTCAGTGGAGGTTGCCGTGAGCTGCTTGGGGTCGAGCCAGAGGAAATGACAGCCCCTGGCGCAGGGGGATTCACCAATTACATCCACCCTTCCTATCACGTCAGATTTGACGACGCTTCAAAGGCTCTTGCGTATGGAAGTGGCTCCTTTCGGCTGGCTTATGTCACCTCGCATAAACGCGGATGGGATAGGTGGGTTTTCGATACCGGGGTCGGCGTCTTCGATAGCCGGGGCAAGCTCCAGTACGTTGACGGCTTTGTGTCCGACCATTCGGGCTACAAGGAAATCCAAAGCGGGATGAGTCGGCAGCTCGGCGAATTCCAGGACTATTTCAGGTCGAGCCGCCTGGGCGATATTGTCGGCAAGTCACCGGCCATGCAAAACGTCTTCAGCGCCATCATTCAAGTCGCACAGTCCGACGAAAACGTCATCGTCTATGGAGAATCCGGTACTGGGAAGGAGTTGGTAGCCCGCGAAATACACAGGGTCAGCAGGCGGGCGGCCAAGCCGTTCATCCCGGTAAACTGCGGGGCCATTCCTGAAAACCTCATGGAAAGCGAACTGTTCGGCTATCGCAAAGGGGCTTTCTCCGGTGCAGACAAGGACAAGCAAGGGCTGTTTGAAGCGGCCCATGGCGGGACACTATTTCTGGATGAAGTGGGCGAGATTCCTCTGACCATGCAGGTAAAACTGCTCCGCGCCCTGGAAGGCGACGGGTTCACGCCGATGGGTGGCTGCGAGGTGGTGAAACCTGACCTGCGTGTCGTTGCTGCCACAAACAGGAACCTCGCCGACATGGTGGCTAAAGGGCAGATGCGGGCTGATTTCTACTACCGGATCAATATAATCCCCATTCTCATTCCGCCGCTACGCGAGCGCAAGGAGGACATCCCCCTTCTTGTCGGCCATTTCCTGGGGCAAAGCGATGAGAACAAGTTCATTCCCGGGAGTTCCCTCAAGGCCATCATGGCCTACGACTGGCCAGGAAATGTAAGGGAATTGAAAAACCAACTTCGTCAATACAGGACATTGGGATTCATGGATATGCTCCACTCCAACGCCGACGACGAACCTGCCCACAATTCTCTGGCCTCGCCAACGGCAAAGAGCCTTCGGGAACACCTGGCGCAATGCGAGGTCGAGGCCATCTCGGCCGCCTTATTTCAGAACCAATGGAATCGAACCAAGACCGCCAACGCCTTGGGCATTGACAGACGAACCCTCTTTGACAAGATCAAAAAAATGGGACTTGATAGCGCATCCGGCTAG
- a CDS encoding ABC transporter substrate-binding protein, with product MKNMPIMVNSIFIGDKVVDVCSAIGIYCKAMSTGAVPMIETRYPFSKQMECTLCIMGQKRKLLYSTAKRLETKHIVLEKSGDSNSPSQMSQELRELGYTVDILDFTQSVSAAILQAGEIFGRKKIALERADTYEKEMTKAQDAMPKSLGKKVLVLMGLSHRKASDTYLLVENSEGDIDNLILRPAGCISSGDDLAKGDIRGMGFTVINTLEGLESVAPDVIALLGDTFVPQMAIRRLLVSNPAASHIPAIANQAVFSLPHCSPGAPVSIPESMQRWAEALGS from the coding sequence ATGAAAAACATGCCAATCATGGTCAACTCGATATTCATCGGGGACAAGGTGGTGGATGTGTGCAGTGCCATTGGCATTTATTGCAAAGCCATGTCCACCGGTGCCGTGCCCATGATCGAAACCCGGTATCCCTTCAGCAAGCAGATGGAATGCACACTGTGCATTATGGGGCAAAAACGCAAACTGCTCTACAGCACTGCCAAACGGCTTGAAACAAAACATATTGTTTTGGAAAAAAGCGGAGACTCGAACAGTCCCTCCCAAATGAGCCAAGAGCTGCGTGAGCTCGGCTACACCGTGGACATTCTCGACTTCACCCAATCCGTATCTGCCGCAATCCTGCAGGCAGGTGAGATCTTTGGCCGAAAGAAGATCGCACTGGAACGGGCCGACACCTACGAAAAGGAAATGACCAAAGCGCAAGACGCGATGCCCAAAAGTCTTGGCAAAAAGGTTCTGGTACTTATGGGCCTTTCGCATCGCAAGGCATCAGACACCTATCTCCTTGTGGAAAACTCGGAAGGCGACATCGACAACCTGATCCTCCGCCCCGCCGGCTGCATTAGTTCAGGCGACGATCTGGCCAAAGGGGATATCCGGGGGATGGGGTTCACGGTCATCAACACCCTTGAAGGCCTTGAATCAGTCGCTCCTGATGTCATCGCCCTGCTCGGAGACACCTTTGTACCGCAAATGGCAATCCGAAGGCTCCTGGTATCAAATCCCGCAGCCTCACACATTCCGGCCATCGCGAACCAGGCGGTTTTCTCACTCCCTCACTGTAGCCCAGGCGCTCCGGTATCGATACCGGAATCCATGCAAAGATGGGCCGAGGCGCTGGGATCATGA
- a CDS encoding TonB-dependent receptor domain-containing protein, protein MCKKSSLKLAHRAVAFALVALLTLPGVAAGKNPEKKAAQQEKGKTGIILDTVVVSATRTEVSAFEAPASVSVVGEEEINREQPTTIRDLLENIPNVDFSSGTSTYFQVPSIRGLEDEQTIIKIDGARQLYNDNAGNARTPIVIEPTLLKQVEVVRGPSSTLHGSGGIGGVISMQTKDASDMLRPGEKFGAQIRGGHQSVDSQEWLSSTAYAGDDFFGLVANLTTRDFGHMRTSDPDSSNSVIYRTGSSTTNYLKGSITPSEGQYASLAYNRFEDVFHTAGGSVYRTNQTQVTGNYNLSPADNDWLDLRAVGQYTYRANSSQVAIESSDNMVGWGGDIQNTFRFGTEEVFHHTLTAGTDYYIDHQKGSDATRPKATGWDYGMFIQDNISLPYGFSLIPAARYTQYSRKESSGQWASQKESEITPKVTANWKARKWLNLFVTYAESFRPPSLNEIYFFMDWPGFGQVVPNPDLKPEKGKTWEYGTGLTFDGVFTDNDPLRIKAVYFREIIKDFQSAVFIGGVLPNMRWTTVNTGSVRRFGYEAEMHYAYERYAMSLTYGKVMGMDEETGARVGQTPEQVGLRVHCDIPEYDLGLTWKSDYTAESKGYQPWNGSTDTVPDYHIHGFAVAWTPKSLLGYEGLRADLGVDNLFDKKYITYRGAWDRGRNVKLGLSLTF, encoded by the coding sequence ATGTGCAAGAAAAGCAGCTTGAAACTGGCACACAGAGCGGTCGCCTTTGCGTTGGTCGCACTGCTGACGTTGCCCGGAGTCGCGGCAGGGAAGAATCCCGAGAAAAAGGCCGCGCAACAAGAAAAGGGGAAAACCGGCATCATACTGGACACCGTGGTGGTCTCCGCAACCCGCACAGAAGTTTCGGCATTCGAGGCTCCGGCGTCCGTGTCCGTGGTCGGAGAAGAGGAAATCAACCGGGAGCAACCCACCACTATCAGGGATCTCCTCGAAAACATTCCCAACGTGGATTTCTCCAGCGGAACCTCCACCTACTTCCAGGTGCCGAGCATTCGCGGGCTGGAGGACGAACAGACCATCATCAAGATAGACGGCGCCCGCCAGCTCTATAACGACAATGCGGGCAACGCCAGAACACCGATCGTCATCGAACCAACCTTACTCAAACAGGTCGAGGTGGTCCGAGGCCCCTCCTCCACCCTGCATGGCTCAGGCGGGATCGGCGGCGTCATCTCCATGCAAACCAAGGACGCCTCCGACATGCTCAGGCCCGGCGAAAAATTCGGGGCTCAGATCAGGGGTGGGCATCAGTCGGTTGATTCCCAGGAGTGGCTTTCCTCCACGGCCTATGCCGGGGATGACTTCTTCGGTTTGGTAGCCAACTTGACCACCCGCGACTTCGGACACATGCGCACCAGTGATCCGGACAGCAGCAATTCCGTGATCTATCGCACCGGCAGCAGCACCACCAACTACCTCAAAGGCTCCATCACTCCGTCCGAGGGACAGTACGCCTCGCTGGCCTACAACAGGTTCGAAGATGTCTTCCACACCGCTGGCGGCAGCGTATACCGCACCAACCAAACCCAGGTCACCGGCAACTACAACCTGAGCCCCGCAGACAACGACTGGCTCGATCTGCGCGCCGTAGGCCAATACACATACCGAGCCAACAGCTCCCAAGTCGCCATAGAATCCAGCGACAACATGGTCGGTTGGGGGGGCGACATTCAAAACACCTTCCGCTTCGGCACGGAAGAGGTCTTCCACCACACCCTGACAGCGGGCACAGACTATTACATCGACCACCAGAAAGGATCGGACGCCACCAGGCCCAAAGCCACAGGGTGGGATTACGGGATGTTCATTCAGGACAACATATCCCTGCCCTACGGATTCTCCCTCATCCCGGCCGCCCGGTACACTCAATACAGCCGCAAGGAATCAAGCGGCCAATGGGCGAGCCAGAAGGAGTCCGAAATCACTCCCAAGGTCACCGCCAACTGGAAGGCCCGCAAGTGGCTCAACCTCTTCGTCACCTATGCAGAATCTTTCCGGCCGCCGTCCCTGAACGAGATTTACTTCTTCATGGATTGGCCCGGCTTCGGCCAAGTGGTTCCCAATCCCGACCTCAAACCGGAAAAGGGAAAAACCTGGGAGTACGGCACGGGGCTGACCTTTGACGGCGTGTTCACCGACAATGATCCGTTGCGCATCAAGGCCGTGTATTTCCGGGAGATCATAAAGGACTTCCAGAGTGCCGTGTTCATCGGCGGTGTTCTCCCGAACATGCGCTGGACCACAGTCAACACCGGCAGCGTCCGCCGCTTCGGCTACGAAGCCGAGATGCACTATGCCTATGAGCGCTACGCCATGAGCCTGACTTACGGCAAGGTCATGGGCATGGACGAGGAAACCGGAGCCCGTGTGGGCCAGACCCCGGAACAGGTCGGGCTGCGGGTACACTGCGACATCCCGGAATACGATCTTGGCCTAACCTGGAAATCCGACTACACCGCCGAGTCCAAGGGGTACCAGCCGTGGAACGGCAGCACCGACACCGTGCCTGACTACCATATCCATGGCTTTGCCGTGGCCTGGACCCCTAAGAGTCTTCTGGGCTACGAGGGCCTGCGCGCAGACCTTGGCGTAGACAACCTTTTTGACAAGAAATACATCACCTACCGCGGTGCCTGGGACCGGGGCAGGAATGTCAAGCTGGGGCTGTCCCTCACATTCTAA
- a CDS encoding extracellular solute-binding protein has product MSRFSSVCALLLLVCHAYAAAAYAAPPAHAVSSAGQPKYGPGFSHFAYADPDAPKGGELRQSATGRFNNLNPFSTKGIPPAGWHYLADSLTVAAEDDPFTQYGLVAVGIEMADDRSWIAFHLDPRARFHDKTPITAHDVAFTYQAMSRGFGNAFRRFFHHVESVETLGERTIRFNFKPNAPRSLPFILGQLPIYPAHFWDGDDLEHTTLTPPLGSGPYRVKSLKPGREIIYERVTDYWAKDHPVRRGQFNFDIVRFDYYRDATVALEAFKAGLYDIRQEHSAKVWATLYSGPSLESGEIVREEIKHEQPLGIQGFFFNIRRPVFRDWRVRRALLLAFDYEWVNRKLLFGQYPRNSSFFTNSELAARGPAQGRELALLEPFRSTLPPELFKTIRSIPSTPGDGFNRENLLEAARLLEEAGYDLQGGRRIHRDTGQPLEFRLVTDSTSMRRIAMIFGRQLQRLGVDMQLLLVDSPQFIRRLRDHDYDMVASSYGQMLIPGQEQMLYWHSSAAQMEGGRNLIGLTRPDVDALTEALALADSWEETVAAGRALDRVLMWGDYVIPLGGSTFYRVAWWDRFGFVDKRPGYGLALDCWWEKKPLNRPTTRGDG; this is encoded by the coding sequence ATGTCCCGATTCAGTAGCGTGTGCGCTTTATTGCTGCTAGTCTGCCATGCCTACGCGGCGGCGGCGTATGCCGCGCCGCCTGCCCATGCGGTGTCGTCAGCGGGCCAGCCCAAGTACGGGCCGGGATTCAGCCATTTCGCATACGCCGATCCTGATGCCCCCAAGGGAGGAGAACTGCGCCAGAGCGCCACGGGCAGGTTCAACAACCTCAACCCCTTTTCCACCAAGGGAATCCCCCCGGCAGGTTGGCATTATCTCGCCGATAGCCTGACCGTGGCCGCCGAGGACGATCCCTTTACCCAATATGGCCTTGTGGCCGTAGGGATAGAGATGGCCGATGATCGGTCGTGGATCGCATTTCATCTCGACCCGCGAGCCCGCTTCCACGACAAAACCCCCATCACCGCCCATGACGTGGCCTTCACCTATCAAGCCATGAGCAGAGGGTTTGGCAACGCTTTTCGCCGGTTCTTTCATCACGTCGAGTCCGTAGAAACACTCGGGGAGCGCACGATTCGATTCAATTTCAAACCCAATGCTCCCCGATCGCTCCCGTTCATTCTCGGCCAGCTTCCGATCTACCCGGCCCATTTCTGGGACGGAGATGACCTGGAGCATACCACACTGACTCCGCCCTTGGGCAGCGGACCGTACCGGGTGAAGTCCCTCAAGCCCGGCCGCGAGATCATCTATGAAAGGGTCACGGACTATTGGGCCAAGGACCATCCCGTCCGCCGGGGTCAGTTCAACTTCGACATCGTCAGGTTCGACTACTACCGTGACGCCACAGTGGCCCTCGAAGCGTTCAAGGCCGGGTTGTATGACATCCGACAGGAGCATTCCGCCAAGGTCTGGGCCACGCTCTACAGCGGCCCGTCCCTCGAATCCGGAGAAATTGTCCGGGAGGAAATCAAACATGAGCAGCCCCTCGGCATCCAGGGGTTCTTTTTCAATATCCGACGGCCGGTGTTTCGCGACTGGCGCGTCCGGCGCGCACTCCTGCTCGCCTTTGACTACGAATGGGTCAATCGCAAGCTCTTGTTCGGGCAATACCCGCGTAACAGCAGTTTTTTCACCAATTCGGAGTTGGCGGCACGCGGCCCTGCCCAGGGCCGCGAACTGGCGCTCCTGGAGCCCTTCAGATCAACCCTGCCCCCCGAACTGTTCAAAACAATTCGCTCCATCCCATCCACTCCCGGAGACGGCTTCAACCGCGAAAACCTGCTTGAGGCCGCCCGACTCTTGGAGGAGGCCGGATATGACCTGCAAGGCGGACGGCGCATTCACCGGGATACCGGTCAGCCGCTCGAATTCCGTCTGGTCACGGACTCCACCTCCATGCGCCGTATCGCCATGATCTTCGGCCGACAGTTGCAGCGCCTTGGCGTTGATATGCAACTTCTGCTGGTGGACTCACCCCAATTCATCCGGCGGTTGCGCGATCACGACTACGACATGGTGGCCTCGTCCTATGGCCAAATGCTGATCCCTGGGCAGGAGCAGATGCTCTATTGGCACTCCTCTGCGGCTCAAATGGAAGGCGGTCGCAACCTTATCGGCCTGACCCGGCCCGATGTGGACGCCCTGACCGAGGCTCTGGCCCTGGCCGACTCCTGGGAAGAAACCGTGGCTGCAGGCCGTGCACTGGACCGGGTGCTCATGTGGGGCGACTATGTCATCCCATTGGGCGGATCGACGTTCTACAGGGTCGCGTGGTGGGACAGGTTCGGCTTTGTGGACAAACGCCCCGGATATGGCCTGGCCCTGGACTGCTGGTGGGAAAAGAAACCGCTGAACAGGCCGACAACACGAGGGGACGGCTAG
- a CDS encoding microcin C ABC transporter permease YejB, which produces MLTYLAKRFLFLVPTLLGILAVNFFVVQFAPGGPVEQTIAQMTGANRSVLERVSGAAPDEMRSADTSVSQSIYKGADGLDPALIRQIEEYYGFDRPAGERFLLMLKNYATMNLGESFFRDSTVTDLILEKMPVSISLGLWSTLIIYLVSIPLGIAKAVRSGSRFDVWTTTAVITGNAIPTFLFAVVLIIFTAGGRYLQWFPLRGLTSPNFDDLSLAGQILDYFWHMILPVTSMLLGGFAGLTLLTKNCFLDEIGKLYVMTARAKGLTEKRVLYGHVFRNAMLLVISGLPAAFIGIFFTGSLLVEVIFSLDGLGLMGFEAAMERDYPVMFATLYISSLIGLVMKVVCDITYMFVDPRINFNSFDS; this is translated from the coding sequence ATGCTGACATATCTTGCCAAAAGATTCCTGTTTCTGGTCCCGACGCTCTTGGGCATCCTGGCGGTTAATTTCTTCGTCGTCCAGTTTGCCCCTGGTGGTCCAGTGGAACAAACCATCGCCCAGATGACTGGCGCGAACCGCTCCGTGCTGGAGCGGGTGAGTGGGGCGGCTCCGGACGAAATGCGCTCCGCCGACACCTCTGTCTCCCAGTCCATCTACAAGGGGGCCGACGGCCTGGACCCGGCCCTAATCCGGCAAATCGAAGAATACTACGGATTTGACAGACCTGCGGGCGAACGTTTCCTGCTCATGCTGAAGAATTACGCCACCATGAACCTAGGCGAGAGCTTTTTCCGCGACTCCACCGTGACGGACCTCATTCTTGAGAAAATGCCGGTTTCGATTTCCCTTGGGCTGTGGAGTACCCTCATCATCTACCTGGTCTCCATTCCCCTTGGCATTGCCAAGGCGGTGCGCAGTGGCAGCCGTTTCGATGTCTGGACGACCACAGCCGTGATCACGGGCAACGCCATCCCCACGTTCCTCTTTGCAGTCGTTCTCATCATCTTCACAGCGGGCGGACGCTATCTCCAGTGGTTTCCATTGCGAGGCCTGACTTCGCCGAATTTCGACGACTTAAGCCTTGCCGGTCAGATTCTCGACTATTTCTGGCACATGATCCTGCCGGTAACCTCCATGCTGCTCGGCGGATTCGCGGGGCTGACGCTACTCACCAAAAACTGCTTTCTGGACGAAATAGGCAAGCTTTATGTCATGACCGCCAGGGCCAAGGGGCTGACCGAAAAGCGCGTACTCTACGGCCACGTCTTTCGCAACGCCATGCTTCTGGTCATTTCCGGCCTGCCGGCAGCCTTTATCGGAATTTTCTTCACCGGGTCGCTGCTGGTGGAGGTCATCTTCTCTCTGGACGGCCTTGGCCTCATGGGTTTCGAGGCCGCCATGGAGCGTGACTACCCGGTTATGTTCGCCACCCTCTACATCAGCTCGCTGATCGGACTTGTCATGAAGGTGGTCTGCGACATCACCTATATGTTCGTTGACCCGCGCATCAACTTCAACTCCTTCGACTCGTGA
- a CDS encoding ABC transporter permease: MRIFTLSGINRRRWHTFKANRKGYWSLMLLLTLFGLSLCAELVANDKPYVVKHGSHYYFPMMRDIPETQYGGDFQTPADYRDPAVQSMIHENGWMLWPPVRFSYDTVNYACAEPFPAPPSFDNPLGTDESGRDVFARVLYGFRLSMAFGLALAAIGSAGGILAGAYLGYKGGWTDILGQRFMEIWGGLPVTYLLIILASFTEPTFFMLLGIMLLFSWMGLVDVVRVEFLRCRNLEYVKAARALGMSEGAVMLRHILPNALVATLTFMPFILSGSITTLTSLDFLGFGLPPDSPALGELLAQGKANLHAPWIGVSAFGVLGMLLILLIFLGEAVRDAMAPLSNNRGTK, translated from the coding sequence ATGCGCATATTCACGCTCTCGGGCATCAACCGCCGCCGATGGCACACCTTCAAGGCCAACCGCAAGGGATATTGGTCCCTGATGCTGTTGCTGACACTGTTCGGCCTCAGCCTGTGCGCCGAACTGGTGGCCAACGACAAACCATATGTGGTCAAACATGGTTCGCACTACTATTTTCCCATGATGCGGGATATTCCAGAAACACAATACGGTGGCGATTTCCAGACCCCGGCCGACTACCGGGACCCGGCGGTCCAGTCGATGATCCACGAAAACGGCTGGATGCTCTGGCCCCCGGTTCGATTCAGCTATGACACGGTCAACTACGCCTGCGCCGAACCTTTTCCCGCGCCGCCGAGCTTTGACAACCCCCTGGGAACGGATGAATCCGGTCGTGACGTGTTCGCCCGCGTGCTCTACGGATTTCGGCTCTCCATGGCGTTCGGCCTGGCCCTGGCCGCCATAGGCTCCGCAGGTGGCATCCTGGCTGGTGCCTATCTCGGCTACAAGGGAGGGTGGACAGACATCCTGGGACAGCGGTTCATGGAAATATGGGGCGGATTGCCGGTCACCTATCTGCTCATAATTCTGGCCAGCTTCACCGAGCCAACCTTCTTCATGCTCCTTGGCATCATGCTGCTTTTCAGCTGGATGGGGCTTGTGGATGTGGTCCGCGTAGAATTCCTACGCTGCCGGAATCTCGAATATGTGAAGGCCGCACGGGCTCTGGGCATGAGTGAGGGAGCCGTCATGCTCCGCCATATCCTGCCCAACGCCCTCGTGGCCACCTTGACCTTCATGCCATTCATTCTCAGCGGATCGATCACCACCCTGACCTCGCTGGATTTTCTCGGCTTCGGCCTCCCGCCGGATTCTCCGGCCCTGGGGGAGCTGCTGGCCCAGGGCAAGGCCAATCTCCATGCCCCGTGGATTGGTGTTTCCGCCTTTGGTGTTCTGGGCATGCTGCTGATCCTGCTGATTTTCCTTGGCGAAGCGGTTCGTGACGCCATGGCTCCGCTTTCCAACAACCGGGGGACAAAATGA